A genome region from Nocardia sp. NBC_01730 includes the following:
- the bcp gene encoding thioredoxin-dependent thiol peroxidase has translation MTTNQRLSPGDTAPEFTLPDADGKNVSLADYRGRKVIVYFYPAASTPGCTKQACDFRDNSADLDGAGIDVIGISPDKPAKLAKFRDAEQLTFPLLSDPDRSVLTAWGAYGEKSMYGKTVVGVIRSTFLVDEEGRIAVAQYNVRATGHVAKLRRDLSV, from the coding sequence GTGACCACCAACCAACGACTCTCCCCCGGCGACACCGCGCCCGAGTTCACGCTGCCCGACGCCGACGGCAAGAACGTCTCGCTCGCCGACTACCGCGGCCGCAAGGTGATCGTGTACTTCTATCCCGCCGCGAGCACGCCCGGCTGCACCAAGCAAGCCTGTGACTTCCGCGACAACTCGGCCGACCTGGACGGCGCGGGCATCGACGTCATCGGCATCTCGCCGGACAAGCCCGCCAAGCTGGCCAAGTTTCGCGACGCCGAACAGCTGACCTTCCCGCTGCTGTCGGACCCCGACCGCAGCGTGCTCACCGCATGGGGCGCGTACGGCGAGAAGAGCATGTACGGCAAGACAGTCGTCGGCGTCATCCGCTCCACCTTCCTGGTGGACGAGGAGGGCAGGATCGCGGTGGCGCAGTACAACGTCCGCGCCACCGGACACGTCGCCAAGCTGCGCCGCGACCTGTCGGTGTAG
- a CDS encoding DUF3618 domain-containing protein — protein sequence MARDTERIEQDIEAARTRLASTLDELAVRTDPHRIADDTKQIVVAKLNEPKVKYGLIGAAALIVGLVLLKIFR from the coding sequence GTGGCAAGGGATACCGAGCGGATCGAGCAGGACATCGAGGCCGCCCGCACTCGGCTGGCGAGCACACTCGACGAGCTCGCGGTACGCACGGATCCGCATCGCATCGCGGACGACACCAAGCAGATCGTGGTCGCGAAGCTCAACGAGCCGAAGGTGAAGTACGGCCTGATCGGGGCGGCCGCCTTGATCGTCGGTCTGGTTCTGCTCAAGATCTTCCGCTGA
- a CDS encoding excalibur calcium-binding domain-containing protein gives MNVRRLTVSAAAAGLTLLAAPAAQAAPPSGSAGTGSSAVDTGSAATGSAGYSQTGSAGGAYANCDDARAAGHAPLFRGEPGYGPHLDPDGDGFACPTV, from the coding sequence ATGAACGTACGTCGGCTCACCGTCAGCGCTGCCGCCGCGGGGTTAACCCTGCTCGCGGCGCCCGCCGCCCAAGCCGCCCCTCCGTCCGGCTCCGCCGGGACCGGCTCGTCGGCTGTCGATACCGGCTCCGCCGCGACCGGCTCCGCCGGCTACTCGCAGACCGGCTCGGCCGGAGGCGCCTACGCCAACTGCGACGATGCTCGCGCCGCGGGACATGCCCCGCTGTTCCGCGGAGAACCGGGCTACGGTCCGCACCTGGATCCCGATGGCGACGGCTTCGCCTGCCCGACGGTCTGA
- a CDS encoding pirin family protein, which translates to MPAITVPDIMVLPRLPRPDATLRERPVRSVVTAHTQREGAGFEVRRPFPSMDLRTADPFILLDQMGPVAYEPHEAKGAPWHPHRGFETVTYMLDGTIVHHDSNGGGGVISEGDTQWMTAGSGILHDEVPPEDMVIAGGRFHGIQLWVNLPRALKFTAPRYQDLRGGELTLVSSHDGGALVRLIAGEVGGFTGPGSTYTPIAYAHASITPGGQLETPWPQQFTAMVYVLSGNGTVGAERRPLGDGQLAVFGRGDAITVTADARQDNRTGELEVLLLGGQPIKEPVVQYGPFVMNTRAEIIEAMADYQAGRMGNIPAEHVGGGTPTT; encoded by the coding sequence ATGCCCGCCATCACCGTCCCCGACATCATGGTCCTGCCGCGCCTTCCCCGCCCCGACGCGACCCTGCGCGAGCGGCCGGTGCGCAGCGTAGTCACCGCACACACCCAGCGCGAAGGCGCGGGATTCGAGGTACGCAGGCCCTTCCCCAGCATGGATCTGCGCACCGCCGATCCGTTCATCCTGCTCGACCAGATGGGCCCGGTGGCCTACGAACCGCACGAAGCCAAGGGCGCGCCCTGGCATCCGCACCGTGGGTTCGAGACGGTGACCTACATGCTCGACGGCACGATCGTGCACCACGATTCCAACGGCGGAGGCGGTGTCATCAGCGAAGGCGACACCCAATGGATGACCGCGGGCTCCGGCATCCTGCACGACGAGGTCCCACCGGAGGACATGGTCATCGCAGGAGGCCGGTTCCACGGCATCCAGCTCTGGGTGAACCTGCCGCGCGCACTGAAGTTCACGGCTCCGCGCTACCAGGACCTGCGCGGCGGCGAACTGACGCTGGTGAGTTCGCACGACGGCGGCGCACTGGTCCGGCTCATCGCCGGTGAAGTCGGTGGATTCACCGGTCCCGGTTCCACCTACACGCCGATCGCGTACGCGCACGCCTCGATCACACCCGGTGGACAGCTGGAAACCCCTTGGCCGCAACAGTTTACAGCGATGGTGTATGTACTGTCCGGCAACGGCACGGTCGGCGCGGAACGCAGGCCGCTAGGCGACGGACAGTTGGCGGTATTCGGCCGAGGGGACGCGATCACCGTGACAGCCGATGCGCGCCAAGACAATCGGACCGGCGAACTCGAAGTGTTGCTGCTCGGCGGACAGCCGATCAAGGAACCCGTGGTGCAATATGGGCCGTTCGTGATGAACACCCGTGCTGAGATCATCGAGGCGATGGCCGACTACCAGGCCGGACGCATGGGAAACATCCCCGCAGAGCACGTCGGCGGTGGCACGCCCACCACCTGA
- a CDS encoding MarR family winged helix-turn-helix transcriptional regulator, whose amino-acid sequence MSDDEQATWQAYVRLRQRLDGVISAGLAEDHLSLADYELMVALSAAPNGCLRAKELAAEVCWEKSRLSKHLARMDARGLVERRPAEEDARGIIVQLTPEGRAGLERAAPNHVDLVRRVFIEPMTAAEARTLRSLADRVVAEVEQATELGA is encoded by the coding sequence TTGAGTGACGACGAGCAGGCGACGTGGCAGGCCTATGTGCGGCTGCGCCAGCGTTTGGACGGGGTGATTTCGGCCGGGCTGGCCGAGGATCATCTGTCCCTCGCGGACTACGAGCTGATGGTGGCCCTGTCCGCGGCCCCGAACGGCTGTCTGCGCGCCAAGGAGCTGGCCGCCGAGGTGTGCTGGGAGAAGAGCCGGTTGTCCAAGCACCTGGCCAGGATGGACGCCCGCGGGTTAGTCGAACGGCGACCGGCGGAGGAGGACGCCCGCGGCATCATCGTGCAGCTCACGCCGGAGGGGCGTGCCGGCCTGGAGCGGGCCGCGCCGAATCATGTGGATCTGGTGCGCAGGGTGTTCATCGAGCCGATGACGGCCGCGGAGGCGCGGACGTTGCGGTCGTTGGCGGACAGGGTCGTCGCCGAGGTCGAGCAGGCGACCGAGCTGGGCGCCTGA
- a CDS encoding transglycosylase SLT domain-containing protein, protein MPDRRFSSFRCPSLRESITIAVAAAGVVAVAASSAVSVADDSVPSRIAMVAEQQPAGAPAAAAPAAAPVAEVAALEAIPAPAPAPAAVPAPMPAPAPAAYANNLDGWIRQALDIMSAHNIPGSYNGLYSNIMRESTGNPQAINLWDSNAAAGIPSKGLLQVIDPTFATYHVEGTSWDIWDPVANIVAACNYAAHRYGSMDNVSSAY, encoded by the coding sequence ATGCCTGACAGACGCTTTTCTTCCTTCCGTTGCCCATCGCTCCGCGAAAGCATCACCATCGCCGTCGCCGCCGCGGGTGTCGTGGCCGTAGCCGCCTCCTCCGCGGTGTCCGTAGCCGACGACAGCGTCCCGTCTCGTATCGCCATGGTGGCCGAACAGCAGCCAGCCGGCGCGCCCGCTGCCGCCGCACCCGCCGCCGCACCCGTCGCCGAGGTGGCCGCCCTGGAGGCGATCCCCGCGCCCGCACCCGCACCCGCAGCGGTCCCGGCGCCGATGCCGGCCCCGGCCCCGGCGGCCTACGCGAACAACCTGGACGGCTGGATCCGCCAGGCACTCGACATCATGAGCGCGCACAACATTCCGGGCAGCTACAACGGCCTCTACAGCAACATCATGCGCGAATCCACCGGCAACCCACAGGCGATCAACCTCTGGGACTCCAATGCCGCCGCGGGCATACCGTCCAAGGGCCTGTTGCAGGTGATCGACCCGACCTTCGCCACGTACCACGTCGAGGGCACCTCCTGGGACATCTGGGATCCCGTCGCGAACATCGTCGCCGCCTGCAACTACGCGGCGCACCGCTACGGCTCGATGGACAACGTCAGCAGCGCGTACTGA